One Brassica oleracea var. oleracea cultivar TO1000 chromosome C7, BOL, whole genome shotgun sequence genomic window carries:
- the LOC106303600 gene encoding uncharacterized protein LOC106303600 — protein sequence MSETTVELCLELSEDDPFYQHKKKLLSSKGLGVKETMSLSGPLSQELLNAALEKLLQFGRIVNLDKVEVYFGDDACTPAGVYSVRNEISALTWIFSLIPASSCKPQTLEAALREAVEVRIGEVVGAEEKEARVDDSYRCEKEIILVEWCQRNGVKTKLQIAQIDGYGRGAIATEDLKFGDVALEIPISSIISEEHVYNSDMHQILEKIDGMTSETMMLLWTMREKHNHESKFKPYFDSLQESFCTGLSFGVDAIMVLDGTLLLDEIMQSKEVLRERYNELIPLLSNHKNVFPPEMYTWEHYLWACELYYSNSIQIKFPDGKLKTCLIPVAGFLNHSTCPHIVKYGKVDLETSSLKFPVSRPCNRGEQCYLSYGNYSSSHLLTFYGFLPKGDNPYDIIPLDVDVIHDDDDDDDEDMESESSWTTHMLRGTWLSSNHNIFHYGLPTPLLNYLRRAHGLVHHSETDLWENLEVEMGVLENLKSTFDDMMQNLGDADSMDRENVEWDVEMAMEFKERQRKIVSSILDSCSAGIKMVQEAITKPPV from the exons ATGTCAGAGACTACTGTTGAGTTATGCCTAGAGCTGTCCGAAGATGATCCCTTTTATCAACATAAAAAG AAGCTCTTGAGTAGCAAAGGTTTAGGAGTAAAGGAAACAATGAGTCTTAGTGGACCATTGTCTCAAGAGTTACTGAATGCTGCATTAGAAAAGCTGCTTCAGTTTGGAAGAATAGTTAACCTCGACAAG GTGGAAGTTTACTTTGGCGATGATGCTTGCACTCCAGCTGGAGTTTACAGCGTTAGAAACGAAATCTCAGCTCTCACCTGGATCTTTTCCCTCATCCCAGCTTCTTCTTGTAAACCACAAACATTGGAAGCAGCCCTACGAGAAGCTGTAGAAGTTAGAATCGGTGAGGTTGTTGGAGCAGAAGAGAAGGAAGCTAGAGTTGATGATAGCTATAGATGCGAGAAGGAAATCATATTAGTAGAATGGTGTCAGAGAAATGGAGTCAAAACCAAACTGCAGATAGCTC AGATCGATGGCTATGGACGTGGAGCTATAGCTACTGAAGACTTGAAATTTGGAGATGTTGCTTTAGAGATACCAATCTCAAGTATCATCTCTGAGGAGCATGTGTACAACTCTGACATG CACCAAATACTGGAGAAGATAGATGGGATGACATCTGAGACAATGATGCTCTTATGGACAATGAGGGAGAAGCATAACCATGAGTCTAAATTCAAACCATACTTTGACTCTCTTCAGGAGAGTTTCTGCACCG GTTTGAGTTTTGGGGTGGATGCCATCATGGTGCTTGATGGTACACTGCTCTTAGATGAGATAATGCAATCTAAAGAG GTTTTGCGTGAGAGGTATAATGAACTGATACCTCTTCTATCGAACCACAAGAATGTATTTCCACCGGAGATGTACACATGGGAGCATTACTTATGGGCTTGTGAGTTGTATTACTCCAACAGCATACAAATCAAGTTCCCTGATGGAAAGCTAAAGACTTGCTTGATTCCTGTCGCCGGTTTTCTCAACCATTCG ACATGCCCACACATAGTGAAATATGGGAAAGTAGATTTGGAAACAAGTTCACTGAAGTTCCCAGTTTCAAGACCTTGCAACAGAGGGGAACAATGTTATCTTAGCTACGGAAACTACTCTAGTTCTCATCTGTTAACGTTCTACGGGTTTCTACCAAAAGGAGATAACCCTTATGACATCATTCCCTTAG ATGTTGATGTCATTCATGATGATGATGATGATGATGATGAAGACATGGAGAGTGAGTCTTCTTGGACAACTCACATGTTACGTGGGACATGGCTCTCTAGCAATCACAACATCTTCCACTATGGCTTGCCTACTCCGTTGTTGAACTACTTGCGGAGAGCTCATGGTCTTGTTCATCATTCCGAAACAGAT CTATGGGAGAACTTGGAAGTAGAGATGGGAGTACTCGAGAATCTCAAATCCACATTTGACGACATGATGCAAAATCTTGGCGATGCTGATTCTATGGACAGAGAAAACGTGGAGTGGGATGTTGAAATGGCGATGGAGTTCAAAGAGCGGCAGAGAAAGATTGTCTCCTCCATTCTTGATTCTTGTTCTGCTGGTATCAAAATGGTTCAAGAAGCAATAACTAAACCACCGGTTTAA